GCGTGCGCCCACGGGTCCGATCGACGCTGCGGAGTGCGCGCAGAACCACCGCTTCGCGCTGCAGGCGATGCTGCTCGCCACGATGCCGGCCTGAGCCCGCTGCGCCAGGCGGCGCGCCTTGCGTCTTCGGCGCTCAGGGCGCGGCTTCGACGCGCACCACCGGCAGTTGCGAGCGCACGAAGCTCAACGCGTACTGGAGCTCGCCGAGGCTCTGGGCATGCAGCGTGAAGAGCGGCTGGCCGCGCTCGACGCGGTCCTGCACGCGCACGTGCATCGAGGCTCCTGCGGCCGGATCGCGCGGCGCACCGGCCAGCTTGGCCATGCGGGCCACCAGGCGGGTGTCGATGCCCGACACCACCCCCGCCGCGGGCGCGGTCACGCAGTGTGTGTGGGCGGCCTTGGGCGGCACGCGCAGGCCGCCCTGTGCCTCGCAGATCGCAATGAATCGTGCGAGCGCGCGCCCGTCCTCCAGCACCGCACGCGCCAGCGCGTTGCCGGCACCGGTCGCCGCCTTGCCCGCCAGCTCGAGCAGCAGCCCGGCCAGCAGGAGCGCGCGCTCGCGCAGGTCCGACGGCGCATCGGCGGAGCGTTCGAGCACCGCCATCACATCCATCGCCTCGAGCGCCGGGCCGACGCCGCGGCCGACCGGCTGGCTGCCGTCGGTGAACACCGTGCGCACATGCAGGCCCAGCGCCGCGCCCACCGACACCAGGCTGCGCGAGAGCTGGCCGGCGGCGGCGTCGCTGCGCACCTTGGCCAGCGGGCCGACCGGGATGTCGATCAGCACGCGCTGCGAACCCATCGCGGCCTTCTTGGAGAGGATGGACGCCACCATGAGGCCCTCGCTGTCGATGCCGAGCGGCCGCTCCACGCGGATCAGCATGTCGTCCGCGGGACTGACGCGCATGGCGCTTCCCCACGCAATGCAGCCGCCTTCGCGCTCGACCACGCGGCGCATCGCCGCCAGGTCCAGGTCGACGGGCGCGAGCGTTTCCATCACGTCGGCCGTGCCGGCCGCCGAGGTGATGGCGCGCGACGAGGTCTTGGGCATCACCAGGCCGCAGGCCGCGATGATCGGCACGACCAGCAGCGTGGTCCGGTTGCCCGGCAAGCCGCCGATGCAATGCTTGTCCATCACGGGCGACGTGCCCCAGTCGATGCGCTCCCCGACATCGACCATGGCGCGGGTCAGCGCCACGGTCTCGTCGAGGCCGAGGCCGCGCCCGGCACAGACCGTCACGAAGGAGGCCAGGTGGATGTCGGCGAGGCGCCCGCGGCTCACGTCCTCCATCAGCGCCCGCAGCGCCGCGTAGTCCAGGCTGCCGCCATGCACCTTGTTGCGCAGGTGCGCCAGCGAATCGAGGATCGGCGGGTGCCGCACCACCAGCTCTTCGCCCTCGGCCGCGCCCATCAGGTGCCAGGCCGCCTCCGACAGCGCGATCTCGTCGTTGCGCAGCCAGTCGCCGCTCACCTGGTGCAGGATCGCGAACAGATGGCGCCCATTGGCAATCAGCTCGACCTGTGCCTGCGACTGGAAGCCCTCGGCGCGGCACACGGCGCAGTCGCTGCGCATGTAGACCACGGGCTGCTGGTAGGTGTCGATGCCGGCGCGGCGGGCCAGCAGGCGGTTGTGTGACGGCATGGGCGCTCCTTGCGGCCAGCTTGGCATGCGCCGGGCGCACGGGGCTTGATGCCCGTCAAGTGCGCGCCACGGTGCTCACGTCCCGCCGGTGCGGCGAACCGGCAGCGCGTTGAGCGGAATGCGCAGGTAGGACACGCCGTTGTCGTCGGCCGGCGGCAGCCGGCCCGCGCGCACGTTGACCTGGATCGACGGCAGGATGAGCGTCGGCACATCGAGCGTGGCGTCGCGCGCGCGCCGCATGGCCACGAACGCGTCCTCGGCGATGCCGTCGCGCACATGGATGTTGCGCGCGCGCTGCTCGGCCACCGTGGTCTGCCATTGCGCCGGCCGCGATGGCGGCGGGTAGTCGTGGCAGACATACATCGAGGTCTCGGGCGGCAGTTCCAGCAGCCGGCGCATCGACGCGTACAGCTGGCGCGCATCGCCCCCGGGGAAGTCGGCGCGCGCGCTGCCGAGGTCCGGCATGAAGAGCGTGTCGCCGACGAACACCGCCCCGCCGATCAGGTAGGCCATGTCGGCAGGCGTGTGGCCGGGCACCAGGAGGGCGGTGGCCTCTATGGCGCCGATGCGGAAGCTCTCGCCGTCCCTGAACAGGTGGTCGAACTGGCTGCCGTCGGGCAGGAAGCCGCGCTCCAGGTTGAAGAGCGTCTTGAAGGTGGCCTGTACCGTGCGGATGTGCTCGCCGATGGCAACGCGCCCGCCGACCCGCCCTTGAAGATAGGCAGCCGCCGAAAGGTGATCGGCATGCGCATGGGTCTCCAGGATCCAGTCGACCTGCAGCCCGTGCTCGGCCACGCAGGCCAGCACCCGGTCCACGGATGCGGTGCCGGTGTGGCCCGACTTGAAGTCGTAGTCGAGCACCGGATCGATCACGGCGGCGCGCAGCGTGGCCGGATCCCACACGAGGTAGGACACGGTGCCCGTCTGGGGATCGAAGAAGGCCTGGACCGAGGCTGAGGTGTTGTTCATGGCGGACTTGCGAAGCTGATCGATGATCTATTGATAAATATTATATTGATTGATATAATGAAGTCAACCGGAATCCGACCCATGCGCACGAGAGCCATCCAGCCCCCCCACCCCGTCTTCGATCCCGAGATCCTGCGCGGCGCCGCTGCCCGCGCGGTCGGCATGCTCAAGGTCCTGGCCAACGAGGACCGCATGCTGCTGCTGTGCCAGCTCTCCCAGGGCGAGATGTGCGTGAGCGAACTCGAGGCGCAGCTCGACATCCGCCAGCCGACGCTGTCCCAGCAGCTCGGCGTGCTGCGCAACGAAGGCGTGGTCACCACGCGCCGCCAGGGCAAGAACGTCTTCTACGCAGTGGCGGACCCGGCGCTGCTGGAGATCCTCGCCCTGCTCTACCGCATCTACTGCCCGAAGGAAAAATGATCATGACCATCGACTGGCCTGCATTCACGCCCTGGGCCGCACTGGCCGGCGGTGCGCTCGTCGGCGCGGCCGCCGCGATGTTCGTGCTGCTCAATGGCCGCATCGCCGGCATCAGCGGCATCGTCGGCGGCCTGCTGCGGCCGGTCGGCGGCGACGTGGCCTGGCGCCTCGCGTTCGTGGCCGGCCTCGTCGCAGCGCCGGCGGCCTACGCGGTCTTCGCGGACTGGCCCGCGCCCCGCATCGATGCCGGCTACGGGCCGCTCGTCGTGGCCGGCCTCCTGGTCGGCGTGGGCACGCGCTACGCGTCGGGCTGCACGAGCGGCCACGGCGTCTGCGGCCTGTCGCGGCTGTCGCCGCGCTCCATGGCGGCGACCGCGCTCTTCATGGCGGCCGGCTTCCTGACGGTCTTCGCGATGCGCCATCTGCCCAGCCTCTAAGGAACACCTCATGACGGTCCTCACTTCATTCCTTGCCGGCCTCGTGTTCGGCCTCGGCCTGATCGTTTCCGGCATGGCCAACCCCGCCAAGGTGCTCGGCTTCCTGGACCTGGGCGGGCGCTGGGACCCCTCGCTTGCCTTTGTGATGGGCGGCGCGATCGCCGTCGGAGCCGTCGCGTTCGCGGTGGCTCGGCGGCGCACGGTCTCCTTCCTCGGCGCCGCCATGCGGCTGCCGACCGCGCGCACGGTCGATCGCCGCCTGGCCGTGGGCAGCGTCCTGTTCGGCATCGGCTGGGGCGTGGCCGGCTTCTGCCCCGGCCCCGGCCTGGTGGCTGCCGGCATGGGCGAGGCCAAGGCGCTGGTCTTCGTCGCCGCGATGCTCGCGGGCATGGCGGGCTACGAGCTGATCGAGCGCAGCAGATCCCGCCCCGCGGACATGCCGAGCGCTCCGGGGGATGCAGCGCCATGAGCGCCACGGCGGCCTGGCTGGCCATCCTGGCGACGGCCGCGGTGCTGGTCGCCTACGAAGGCGCGCGCGCATGGGCGCAGCATCGCGCCCCGCACCGCCTGGCACGCAGTGCACATGCCTTGCTGCGCGAGGATTGGTTCGACGCCGTGTCGCGGCATCAGGGTTCGGAGATCCTCTCGGTCCAGACGCTGCGCAATTCCCTGATGTCCGCGACGATGACGGCATCGACGGCCGCGCTGGGACTGGTCGGCACCGCGACGCTGGCCGCGCCCTCGTTGCGCGAAGGCCTCGGCGCGTCCGGATGGCTGCATCTCACGCCCCGGCTGGTGTCCGAACTCCTGCTCCTTGCGCTGCTCCTTGCATCGCTGGTGTGCTCTGCCATGGCGGTGCGCTACTACACGCATCTGGGCTTCATCAGCGGCATGCCGGTGGAGTGCGCGGCCCGGCAGCGATGGAACCCGACGGGCCATGCCTACGTGCGCCGCGCAGGCTCGCTGTACGGCTGGGGGCTGCGCCATCTCATCCTCGTGGCACCGGTACTCGCCGCACTGCTGCATCCGCTGGCGGGGCCGCTGGCGGCACTGGCGGTGACAGCCGCACTGTGGGGGTTCGATCGGGTTGACGGGGAGTGACGCGGAGCCATCCCCGAGGAGTCCACCGGCGTCTTAAGGCAAATCGAATCTGCCGCCGCGATCATGCGAACGTGCGACCCGCCCTGCGGGGCGGCCGCGACATGAGCCTACGTGGAGATGCCAATGAACATTGCTGCCCAGTCCGATGCCGGCGCAGACCCTGCGCCGTCGCGCGACGAAGCGCCGCGGCCGTGCGGCGCGCAAGCCCCGGCGACCGCGGGGGGTACCCGCCTCGCAGAGGCGGCGGTCCTTGCCGTCATGCTGGTCCTGGCCGCCGGTGCCGCCGCGCTGGTGTGCGGGGTCTACAACGCCTTCGACGACGGGTGGTTCGTGGTGAGCGGGTCTACACTGTCCCGCATGCTCGCCCTGGCCGGCTTCTGAGGCCGTGGGCCTGCAGGCCCCTGTTTCGAGCCGCTTTCACATGCGCTTGCTGATTGTCGAAGACGACCCCCTGCTCGGCGACGCGCTGGCCGCCGGCCTGCGCCAGCTCGGCCATGCCGTCGACTGGTTCGGCAGCGGCGGCCAGGCCGACTCGGCCCTGTCCGGCGCCTCGTTCGATGCATTGGTGCTGGACCTGGGGCTTCCGGGCGGCGACGGCATGACCTGGCTGCGCCGCTGGCGCGATCGGGGGCTGAAGCTGCCGCTGCTCATCCTGACGGCGCGCGACGGCGTCGAACAGCGCGTCGCCGGCCTCGACGCCGGGGCCGACGACTACCTCGTCAAACCCATCACCATCGACGAGCTCGCCGCCCGCCTGCGCGCGCTCGTGCGCCGCGCCGCCGGCCGCGCCCAGCCGGTCTGGCAGCACGGCGCGCTCGAGTACGACCCCGCCCGGAAACTGGTGCTCTGGAAAGGCGAACCCGTCGACCTGACCGGGCGCGAACTGGCGCTGCTCGAGGCGCTCCTGGCGCAGCCCCAGCGCGTGCTCTCGAAAGCGCATCTGCAGGAAAAGCTCTATGACTGGAGCGGCACGGAACCCGAAGGCAATGTCCTCGAGGTCCACATCCATCACCTGCGGCGCAAGATCGACCCGGGCATCGTGCGGACCGTGCGCGGTGTGGGTTATGCGCTCGGATCCGGCCAGCCGTCGCCATGAGCGCAGCGACAAGGGTGCCCCGGTGAGTCTCCAGCGCCGCCTGCTGCTCTATCTGCTGGTCTGCGCGCCGCTGGTCTGGGGCGTGGCCCTGTACTTCTCCATCAGCCGGGCGCGGCACGAAGTCAACGAGCTGTACGACACCGAACTGATCCGGCTGGCGCGGCAGGTGCAGTTCACGCTGGGCCCCAGCCATCCGGGCGCCACGCCGATGCTGCCGCCCCCGCCGGGCGAAGGCACCCGGGAGGCCGGGGAGTCGGACGTGCGCGACCTGGCCGTGGCGGCATGGGATGCGCAGGGCCGCCTCATGCTCGCGGACCGCGAGGGCGTGGTGCTGCCGCGGCGGCGTGAAGCGAAAGGCTTTGTCGACGAGCGGATCGACGGCCGGACCTGGCGCGTCTACTACCTGCAATCCTTCGACGGTACCTGGCTGGTGGCCGCCGGCCAGGACGCGTACGAGCGCGACGAACTGGTGTACGGCCTTACGGTCACGCAGGTCGTCCCCTGGTTGCTGGTGCTGCCCTTCCTGCTGGCCGTGATGGCCTGGGCCGTGCGCCGCGCATTGGCGCCGATGCACCAGCTCACCGCCGAGCTGCGCCGACGGAAGGCCGACGATCTGCAGCCCGTGCCCGACGAGCGGGCGCCGGCCGAGCTCAAGCCCCTGCTGGGCGCGATGAATGGCCTGTTCGCGCGCATCGAGCAGCTGCTGGTGCGCGAGCGCCGCTTCACCGCCGATGCCGCGCACGAACTGCGCACGCCGCTGGCCGTGCTGCGCGCCCAGTGGGACGTGGTGCGCCGCGCCGGCAGCGCGGCCGAACGCGCCGCCGCCGAGGCCAAGCTCAGCGCCGGGCTCGACCGCATGGGACGGCTGGTGACGCAGATGCTCTCACTGTCACGCGTGGAGTCCGGCGTCACCCCGGCCTTGACCGCCGAGGTGGAGTGGCCGCGGATCGTCGAGCAGGCCATGAGCGATTGCCTGGCGACGGCCGAGCGCCGCCGCATCGAGCTGGCCTGCGAATGGCCTCCCCGGGGGTCTCATCCCTTGCCTCTCTTCGGCGACGAGCATCTGCTGACGATGCTGCTGCGCAACCTGCTCGACAACGCGGTTCGCTATGCACCTGAAGGTTCGAGCGTGGTGCTGCGCATCGGGCGCGAGCACCTGGAGCTCGAGAACGAAGGCGAGCCGCTGTCGCCCGAACAGCTCACGCGGCTGGGCGAGCGCTTCTACCGGCCCGACGGCCAGCAGGAAGGCGGCAGCGGCCTGGGGATTTCGATCGTGCGGCGCATCGCCGAGCTGCACGGCCTCGAGCTGCAGTTCGGCCCCGGCGCCGGCGACCGGGGGGTGAAGGTGACACTGCAGTTCGATGCGGCGCACCGCTGATGGGGCGGCCTACCTGGCCCTGGCCTTCTCCAGCAGCAGGCGCGCTTCGTCGCGGCGCCCGGCGTCGGCCACCTGCCGGCCCGGCCGCGGCGGCGCCTGCAACGCCCGCTCGAGATAGGCGACGGCCTGGTCGGGCTGCCGGACCTCGACCAGGTACTCGCCGTAGAAGAAGTTCGGATCGATCCCCTTGGGGTTGAGCGACAGTGCCTTCTGCAGCAGTTCCTTCGCCTTGGCCTTGTCGCCGAAACCCACCGGCCATCCAGGGACCTTGTAATAGAGGACCCCCAGGCTGTTGTAGGCCGAGCCGTCGAGCACATTGCCGTCGATCGCGATCGCGGCTTCGTACAGCGCCTTGGCCTGCTTCACCAGCCCCAGCGCGCCGAGGCCGCCCTTCTCGCCGGCCCATGAACTGACGATGATGCCCTCCCAGACCAGGGGCTCCGCGCGGCCCGGGTAGGTTTCGCTCACCTTGTGTGCCTTGGCGGCCAGGGCCTCGAAGCGCTTCTCGCGCTCGGCCGCGGGGGTCTGGTAGCGGATTGCTTCCCAGTCGTGCTGCAGCTCGACGACGTCATCGTCGACGCCTGCTGCGAGGGCTGCGCGAGGAAGCATCGTTCCCAGCACCGTGGCTGCGGCGAAGCCGATCAGCCACCGGCGATGCACCGTGGTCGGCATGGGCGAAGGGAGTGAAGCGGTCGGTGTCATGTGTCGTCCTTTGCGGGTCAGTGCACGCTGTGCAGCAGCGAATGGGAATCGGCTTCGTCGGAAACGCCCGGCGTGTCGGGGCACTCAAGGAAAGGCTGCGCCGGCGGCACGCGCGGCGGCAGGGCGCGGCGGTGCTTGTCGAAGGCGCCGTCCAGCAACTCTGGCGCGAGCCCGTTGAGCCGGACGGCCAGCTTCTCGGGAAAGCCCAGGAAGCACTCGGCGGCCTCGCTCTCGACGAGCTGCAGCAGCGCCTTCGCGGGGATGTCGGGCCGGTCCGTCGCCGTGCCCGTGGCCTCGTTGTAGCTTTCCACCTCGGCGTTGTTGAATTCGGTGCGCGTGGTGCGCGGGCCGAGGTACTGCACGCGCACCTGCGTATCGCCGAGTTCGCGGCGCAGCGATTCCGCGAATCCGCGCAACCCGAACTTGCTGGCGCAGTACACGCTGAAGCCCGGCAGGCCGAGGCGTCCCAGCACCGAACCCACGCAGACGATCTGCGCCCGCGGCAGGCTGCGCAAATGGGGCAGCAGGGCCTGGGTCAGCAGCATCGGCACCAGCAGGTTGAGGTGCAGCACCTGCGCCATGTCGTTGGCGGCCAGCGATTCGACGCGGCCGAAGCCCGATACGCCCGCGTTGTGAACCAGCACGTTGCAGCCCCAGCCGGAGGCCACCTCGGCAATGCCCGCCAGGCTGGCGACGCGCGTCAGGTCGGCTGCGTACCACTCCACCCGGGGCCGGGGCACGCCGCAGTCGCGCACCAGGGCGCGGGCCTGCGCCGCCAGCCGGGCCGGAGACCGCCCGACCAGCATCACCGATGCGCCGGCATTCACCAGCTGCGTGGCGGCGGCCTGGCCGATGCCGCCGCTCGCGCCCGTCAGCAGCACCCGGGCTTCGGCGACCTTCATGGATGCCCCCCGGCGCCGGTGCCTGCGCTCGGCAGTGGCAGGCTGCGGAACACGTCGCCGTACAGGCGGTAGAAGGCCCGCGCGGCATGGACGATGTCCGCCTGGTCCTGCGCATCCTCGACCTGGTCCATCAACAGCTCGAAATGCGCGGTGTGCTCGCGGTCCAGCGTGCCGTGCGAGCGCAGATAGGTGAACGCGGCATCGGGCAACTGCAGCGGCTTCTGGATCTGGTCGGCCGCCATCAGCGCCAGCGACACGCTCGTGCCCTCGAGCACATGCACCATGCCGAAGAAGCCGAGCGGATTGCGCCGCGCGATGGTGTCGTAGGCGTAGGCCACCATGACCTCCGTGGCATGGCCGGGCGGTCCGTCGCGCACGGCTTGCGCATCGCCGCCGGCGGCGCGGATGTCGTCGAGGATCCATTCGTCATGGCCCCGCTCTTCCTCCACGTACTCGTCCAGAGGCCCCCGCAGCCACGCATTGCGTGCCGGCAATGCCGCCTTGCAGGCCTGCAGCAGGGGCACGGTGTGGCGCACGTGGTGGTAGGCCTCGCGCAGAAAGGCCAGGTAGCTCGGCAGCGAGACCTCGCCGCGCAGGCAGCCCTGGATGATGGGCGTGCCGAGCAGGCTCGCCCGCGCGTCGTGGGTCTGTTGGACCAGTCGGTCATGGAAACTCATGGGGACTCCGGTGGGTTCTTTCGGTCAGGGTGTGACGGCGATGTCGAGGGCATCGGCATGCAACTGCAGGATGGCCGCGCGTTGCGGACGGCCGTTGGCCGTGGCCATGCCGGAAGCGGCATCGAAGCTCGCCCGGCCCCGTGCCCAGCGCCGGATGCGGGCATAGTCGGGCAGCGTGGCGTTGGCGGCATCGACCGCGGCCTGCAGTTGCACGTCGCTCGCGTCGGCCCGCACCGGCCAGAGCACGGCGCTCAGCGCCGGCTGGGCGTCGCCGAACACCACGGCCTGCGCGATGGCATGCTCGCCGCGCAGGGCCGTCTCGACCCATTCGGGGGACACGTTGCGGCCGAAGGCGGTGATCAGAAGATGCTTCTTGCGGCCGCTGATGTGAAGGTAGCCGTCGGCGTCGATGCGGCCCAGGTCGCCCGTGGGCCACCATCGCGGCGGCGCCGTGGCGTCGCCGAGGTAGCCGAGGAACAGGCTGCCCGCCACCTCCACTTCGCCGTCCGGCGCGATGCGCAGCTGCGCATGCGGCAGCGCACGGCCGGCCGTGCCGGGACGATCGTGCCCCGGCAGGTTGAGCGTCTGCACGGAGGCACCCTCGGACAGGCCGTAGCCCTCGAAGGCCGGGATGCCGAGCGCGCGCGCGTCGTGGAGCAGCCGGGCGCCCACCGCCGCGCCGCCCACGGCCACCAGCTTCAGCGAGTCCGGCGCGCGCTGGCCGCTGTGCAGCAGGTAGCCGGACCAGGCGCGCAGCATCTGCGGCAGCAGGATGAGGCTGTGCGGCTGCTGCGCCACCGTGCAGGCATGGAAGCGGGCCGCATCGAAGCCCGACGAACCGTCCAGGCCCAGCTGCTGCAGGGGCAGCGTGACGCAGGTGGCGCCGCGCAGCAGAGGCGCCATCACGCCCGCGACGTTCTCCAGCAGCACCGCGAACGGCAGCGCGCAGAGGTGGCGGCGGACGTCGAGCGGCGCCATGGCCTCGACGAGGCCCTCGGCCACCCGGCGCATGGCGTCGGCACCGAGGCACACGCCCTTGGGCGCGCCGGTGGTGCCGGAGGTGAAGGTGATCTTGGCCGTGCCCGCCGGCATCGGCGGGGCGGCCGCCACCGGCAGACGCACGACCGACAGTGGCTGGCCCGCAACCGCCAGGCCCGAAGCCGCACCCTGCGGCCAGCGCGCGGCGAAAGCCGGCGGTGTCAGCACGGTGTCCACGCCGGCGGCGCGCACGGCATGGTCGATCTGCCCGGGCGCGAAGAACACCGGCAGCGGCACATGCACCGCCTGCGCCCGCGCCGCCGCCAGGTCGGCCACCACCCAGGCGGGCGAGTTGTCCATCAGGGTGGCGAGGACGCGAGTCCCTTCCGCCCGCAGCCGTTCCGCCAGTCGGTCCGCTTCGGCTTCCAGTTCGGCGAACGTGAGGCGGCGCTCGCCGCCGTCCAGCGCCACGTCGGCCGTGCCGGAGCGCGGGCTCACGCCTGCGCTCCCGGCGCCGGGGACCGGCGCGCCTGGTGGCGGCGCAGCGCAAGCCGCAGATGCGAGGCCAGCACGACCGGGTGGTGGTCGTAGTAGCTTCCCCAGCGAACGGCCTCGGTACCCAATGCGGACGCCTCGGCCGCCCCGAGCGTCAGCGGAACGACGCCCAGGCGCACGAGCATCTTGCGCAGCTCCTGGGTCACGGTGCCGACGATCCACTCGAAGCCTTCGGCCGCGAGATGCGGCGCCAGCTGCTGGATCAGCTGCCGTCCCTCGCCGGCGCGGCTGGCCGCGAGATGCCCGACCTCGACGATGTCCTCGCGCGCCGGGCGCCCGCCCGCGCATCCGGCGAGCAGCACCTCGACGGGCGATGGCAGGTAGTGTTCGAGGAACAGCACGCCGTGCGCGGCGCTGCGGTAGCCGGCCGCGGCGACGAGTTCGCCGTTGCGGCGCAGGCTCACCAGCCGCGGCGCAAAGTGCGTCACCTGCGCGCCGAAGCGGCGCGCATAGATGCCGCGGATGAAATCCTCGACCGCGGCACGGCGCGGATCCTGGCGCTCGTGCACCGCGAATTCGGCCGGGGGCGTGACGGGAACGCCGGCTGGCGGCTCGACCATGCGGGTGCGCGACGACAGGGACATGAACATGCACTTTCCTCAGGAAACCCGCCGCCGGCAGCGGTCCGGGCATGGGGTGCATGGTCGCTGCCGCCGATTAACGCCAGCTTAAGGAGGCCGCCGCACGGCATCCGCCCCGGCGCAGGCCGCATCCTTGATCCAGCGCAATGCGCCAAGGCCCGCGCTCTCCAGAATGGACATGCACGCCAACGCAATGTCACTTCCATGTTCCGAACGCCATCTCCGCCGCGACTCTCGACTGTGGGCTTGCGACCGATGAATCACTTCTTCGTGATGCGAAACCTCGTGCTGGCGATTCTCGTGCTCGCCGCACCGCCCGTGCGCGCTGAAGATGATTGCGACGCCCCCTCCGAGACCTGGCAGCCGCGCAGTGCCGTGCGCGCGCTGGCAGAACGCAACGGCTGGCGCATCGACAAGCTCAAGATCGACGACGGCTGCTACGAGATCAAGGGCCGCGATGCCGACGACCGCCGTTTCAAGGTCAAGCTCGACCCCGCGACGCTCAAGGTCGTCCGCATGAAGCGCGAGCACGGCGATCGCGAACGCAGGCACGGCACACCTCCCGAGACGCCGCCGGGCGCGAAGCCCGGGGCCGGAATCGGCTGAGCCTTTCCCCCCAGAGTTACCGACACCAGGAGATCACCCATGAAGCATGCATGGACCGCTGCGGCGGTCGCGGGCGCCCTCGCCGCACCGTCTATCGCCTCGGCGCGCCAGGTCACGATCGAGACCCAGCTGGCCGACTACGGCGGCGACGGTGCCTACGTGGCCATCTACCTCACCGACGGCAGCGGCCGCTACCAGAGCACGCTGTGGGTCGCAGGGACCAAGGCGAAGTACTGGCGCCACCTGGGTGACTGGTACCGCGCAACGGGCGGCAAGGCGAAGGTGGACGGCATCAGCGGCGCGAGCGTTGGCGCGGGCAAGACCCTGCGTGTGAGCGTCGATCTGGCCGACACGCTGCTCGACGCCGGCTACGAGATACACGTCGACACCGCGGTGGAGAAGATGAAGGAGAACCCCTCGGAAGTCGTCGTCCCGCTCACCCGGGCGGGCACGGGCAAGCCGGCCGCCGGCCGCGGCTACATCAGGTCGTTCCGCTACACCCTCTGACAGGAGCGCGATGCTGCGGACGCTCCACTCGATCCCGGCGCTGATCGCTTCGCTGCTGCTCGTGCTCGTCGCCTTGAGCGGGTCGGTACTGTCGCTGTTTCCCGCCTTCGAGCGGGCGGGTGCAGCCGGTGCGAGCGGCGTCGACGTCGCAACGCTCGCCGGCCGTGTGAGCGCGCGCCTGCCCGGCGTGGAAACCTTGGTGCGCCAGCCGTCGGGCACGATCGTGGCGTACCACATGGTGGGCAGCGAGCAGCGCGCATCGGTCATCGATCCCGCCAGTGGGGAGGTGGTCGCCGCCTATCGGCCCTCGGCCGCCCAGCGCTGGCTGAAGAACCTGCATCGCAAGCTCCTGCTCGACGACCCCGGCCGTGTCGCGACGGGTGTTGCCGCCGCCTTCATGCTGTTCAT
This genomic window from Variovorax sp. V93 contains:
- a CDS encoding AMP-binding protein; this encodes MSPRSGTADVALDGGERRLTFAELEAEADRLAERLRAEGTRVLATLMDNSPAWVVADLAAARAQAVHVPLPVFFAPGQIDHAVRAAGVDTVLTPPAFAARWPQGAASGLAVAGQPLSVVRLPVAAAPPMPAGTAKITFTSGTTGAPKGVCLGADAMRRVAEGLVEAMAPLDVRRHLCALPFAVLLENVAGVMAPLLRGATCVTLPLQQLGLDGSSGFDAARFHACTVAQQPHSLILLPQMLRAWSGYLLHSGQRAPDSLKLVAVGGAAVGARLLHDARALGIPAFEGYGLSEGASVQTLNLPGHDRPGTAGRALPHAQLRIAPDGEVEVAGSLFLGYLGDATAPPRWWPTGDLGRIDADGYLHISGRKKHLLITAFGRNVSPEWVETALRGEHAIAQAVVFGDAQPALSAVLWPVRADASDVQLQAAVDAANATLPDYARIRRWARGRASFDAASGMATANGRPQRAAILQLHADALDIAVTP
- a CDS encoding thermostable hemolysin — its product is MFMSLSSRTRMVEPPAGVPVTPPAEFAVHERQDPRRAAVEDFIRGIYARRFGAQVTHFAPRLVSLRRNGELVAAAGYRSAAHGVLFLEHYLPSPVEVLLAGCAGGRPAREDIVEVGHLAASRAGEGRQLIQQLAPHLAAEGFEWIVGTVTQELRKMLVRLGVVPLTLGAAEASALGTEAVRWGSYYDHHPVVLASHLRLALRRHQARRSPAPGAQA
- a CDS encoding PepSY domain-containing protein, which translates into the protein MRNLVLAILVLAAPPVRAEDDCDAPSETWQPRSAVRALAERNGWRIDKLKIDDGCYEIKGRDADDRRFKVKLDPATLKVVRMKREHGDRERRHGTPPETPPGAKPGAGIG
- a CDS encoding DUF2271 domain-containing protein; the protein is MKHAWTAAAVAGALAAPSIASARQVTIETQLADYGGDGAYVAIYLTDGSGRYQSTLWVAGTKAKYWRHLGDWYRATGGKAKVDGISGASVGAGKTLRVSVDLADTLLDAGYEIHVDTAVEKMKENPSEVVVPLTRAGTGKPAAGRGYIRSFRYTL